A genomic stretch from Acidobacteriota bacterium includes:
- a CDS encoding recombinase A, with product MSRRAVRDEAALEGIRLSGRRWLDLRRRGAVGGSAAHWSLDEMAGRVGELSGVGATARLSLAFSLVREAQGRGEPVVWISSRESTFFPPDVAAAGVDLEALPVIFVPDGAAAARAAERLARSGAFGLLVLDLAGFPAGPAQDVPAPLQARLAGLAQRHEAVVLYLTEKAPDAASLGPLVSLRCQALLEAAEPAAPTVSYARWRCRLRVLKDKRRGPGWEHAEMRRAPAGLR from the coding sequence ATGAGCCGCCGAGCTGTCCGCGACGAGGCGGCCCTCGAGGGTATCCGGCTTTCCGGCCGCCGCTGGTTGGATCTTCGGCGTCGTGGCGCTGTCGGTGGGAGTGCCGCCCACTGGAGTCTCGACGAAATGGCTGGAAGGGTGGGGGAGCTTTCCGGGGTGGGTGCCACGGCGCGGTTGAGCCTGGCCTTCAGCCTGGTCCGCGAGGCCCAGGGTCGTGGCGAGCCGGTGGTCTGGATCTCCTCCCGGGAGAGCACCTTCTTCCCCCCCGACGTGGCCGCCGCCGGCGTCGATCTCGAGGCCCTGCCGGTGATCTTCGTGCCTGACGGGGCGGCGGCGGCCCGGGCCGCCGAGCGACTGGCGCGCTCCGGCGCCTTCGGGCTGCTGGTGCTCGATCTGGCCGGCTTTCCCGCCGGGCCGGCGCAGGACGTTCCGGCGCCCCTCCAAGCCCGCCTGGCCGGCCTGGCCCAGCGCCACGAGGCCGTCGTTCTCTACCTGACGGAGAAGGCTCCGGATGCCGCTTCCCTGGGTCCCCTGGTCTCCCTGCGCTGTCAGGCCCTGCTCGAGGCGGCGGAACCGGCGGCCCCAACGGTCTCCTACGCCCGCTGGCGTTGCCGGCTCCGGGTGCTCAAGGACAAGCGTCGCGGTCCCGGATGGGAACATGCCGAGATGCGCCGCGCTCCCGCCGGCCTGCGCTGA
- a CDS encoding glycosyltransferase family 1 protein, giving the protein MVMRLAVDARVLSHRPTGVARYLRGLLGAMVPQLAPGEQVELWSDGPIEDPPGGLEVRPLRWLLPGGDPAWRQIRLAVAAGRRRPDLLFCPFYSVPLLARVPRVVTVHDVSFAAHPEWFRRRARVAFSLAGPSARRARAVLTPSHFSAGEIEQRLGVPREKIHVTPLGVEANWSDEVGAAERRALRKWLGWEGPYLLHLGAVHLRRHVDVTVEAFARLATARPELRLVVAGPDQPPAPDLAGLAARLGVAGRVQRRPWVPGEHLRGLVAEARALVYLSDYEGFGLPALEAMACGTPVVALRRASLPEVLGEAAVWADRPDAEQVATVTAHLLDDELLAARLARAGRGRARDFTWQACARRTLAVLRRAARLEV; this is encoded by the coding sequence ATGGTGATGCGCCTGGCGGTGGACGCCCGGGTGCTCTCCCACCGGCCCACGGGCGTGGCCCGCTACCTGCGGGGGCTGCTCGGGGCGATGGTGCCGCAACTCGCCCCCGGCGAGCAGGTGGAGCTGTGGAGCGATGGTCCCATCGAAGATCCCCCCGGTGGCCTGGAGGTACGACCCCTGCGCTGGCTCCTGCCGGGTGGGGATCCCGCCTGGAGGCAGATCCGCCTGGCGGTCGCCGCCGGGCGCCGTCGTCCCGACCTGCTCTTCTGCCCGTTCTACAGCGTGCCGCTGCTGGCTCGTGTGCCCCGGGTGGTGACGGTGCACGACGTCTCCTTCGCAGCTCACCCGGAGTGGTTCAGGCGACGCGCACGGGTGGCCTTCTCCCTGGCCGGCCCGTCGGCCCGGCGGGCGCGGGCGGTGCTCACTCCCAGTCACTTTTCCGCGGGAGAGATCGAACAGCGGCTGGGGGTGCCGCGGGAGAAGATCCATGTCACGCCCCTGGGGGTCGAGGCGAACTGGAGTGACGAGGTCGGCGCCGCCGAGCGCAGGGCCCTGCGGAAGTGGCTGGGGTGGGAGGGACCGTACCTGCTGCACCTGGGAGCGGTGCACCTGCGGCGTCACGTGGACGTGACCGTCGAGGCCTTCGCCCGCCTGGCGACGGCGCGGCCCGAGTTGCGACTGGTGGTGGCGGGTCCCGACCAGCCCCCGGCTCCCGATCTGGCCGGGCTGGCGGCGCGCCTGGGTGTGGCCGGGCGCGTTCAGCGTCGCCCCTGGGTTCCCGGGGAGCATCTGAGGGGACTGGTGGCCGAGGCCCGGGCGCTGGTCTACCTCTCCGACTACGAGGGTTTCGGCTTGCCGGCCCTGGAGGCCATGGCCTGCGGGACGCCGGTGGTCGCCCTGCGTCGGGCCAGTCTGCCCGAGGTGCTGGGCGAAGCGGCGGTGTGGGCCGATCGCCCGGACGCGGAACAGGTGGCCACGGTCACCGCGCACCTGCTGGACGACGAGCTGCTGGCGGCGCGCCTGGCCCGGGCGGGACGCGGCCGGGCCCGGGATTTCACCTGGCAGGCATGCGCCCGGCGGACGCTGGCCGTGCTGCGCAGGGCCGCCCGGCTGGAGGTCTGA
- a CDS encoding CocE/NonD family hydrolase has translation MSIARTFKFRWRCVAGPAVVLALALPATVAVTELSGTVVSEEDGLPLAGITIGVTRRSQADSVAADAAIVVEWTVDTDAEGVYRFDLDETLPGMDRLLVFTNHHTRYNELYPAVDLRGMTPKGADLDEPGVVTIDLTAGAATGIDFEVALARTKEMVLMRDGVTHLDTRIWRPSRRPGMSWPVVLQRTPYAQVGPPRFIIGNDFVFVMQSTRGRFDSEGVDDVFDDDGWLENQDGYDAVEWIAAQDFCAGGRVCTYGPSASGITQYMMAGAAPPHLVCQIAEVATGNPYHDMYFPGGEFRKNLVETWLGDQGSLHKLDEVFEHPNEDAYWNQRNLLLRLDQVVVPILHIGGWYDIFSQGTVDLFSRLQTEGGAGARRNQKLVIGPWVHRRYLVPKQGELLYPLHSLFSDVEDVMLSWYEFWLKGKDTGIMDTPPARAYVMGPGLPEGFTAPGNFWRTSAGWPPPSTETAFYLHAGGLLSRDPPTEAAAETTFTADPNDPVPTLGGSNLYDEIGKGPMDQRPVDDERADVLVWQTPPLSRPVETSGPVSVVLHAASDRPDTDWVIKLEDVYPDGRAMLVTDMILQGRHRLGFDREDLLSPGQVYEFTIGLWDTSITFPAGHAIRIAVASTNYPRFEANPQTGEPFNRHTTTAVAFNRIVHDQGHPSRLLLSVVDPAEVEGCPATAHVTGLTVTRTGPDEVRLSWAPVADACHRRYRVFAGIEGPRWPWIVRRPVAETTGTTLTTSDAGVFWQVVSEGTDGGNGPHGVAP, from the coding sequence GTGTCGATCGCGCGGACGTTCAAATTCCGATGGAGGTGTGTCGCCGGTCCGGCGGTGGTGCTGGCCCTGGCCCTGCCCGCGACGGTGGCGGTGACGGAGCTGTCGGGGACGGTGGTTTCCGAGGAAGACGGCCTGCCCCTCGCCGGCATCACCATCGGTGTCACCCGCCGAAGCCAGGCGGACTCGGTCGCGGCGGATGCGGCCATCGTGGTGGAGTGGACCGTGGACACCGACGCCGAAGGTGTCTATCGCTTCGATCTCGACGAAACCCTGCCCGGCATGGATCGGCTGCTGGTTTTCACCAACCACCACACCCGCTACAACGAACTCTACCCGGCGGTGGACCTGCGCGGTATGACACCCAAGGGTGCCGACCTCGATGAGCCGGGCGTGGTGACCATCGACCTGACCGCGGGCGCCGCCACCGGCATCGACTTCGAGGTGGCCCTGGCTCGCACGAAAGAGATGGTGTTGATGCGTGACGGGGTGACCCACCTCGATACCCGCATCTGGCGCCCTTCCCGGCGGCCCGGTATGAGTTGGCCGGTGGTGCTCCAGCGCACGCCCTACGCGCAGGTCGGCCCACCTCGCTTCATCATCGGCAACGACTTCGTCTTCGTCATGCAATCCACCCGCGGGCGCTTCGATTCGGAAGGGGTCGACGACGTCTTCGACGACGACGGGTGGCTCGAAAACCAGGATGGTTACGACGCGGTGGAGTGGATCGCCGCCCAGGATTTCTGCGCCGGGGGACGGGTCTGCACCTATGGCCCTTCGGCCTCGGGAATCACCCAGTACATGATGGCCGGCGCCGCGCCGCCGCACCTGGTGTGCCAGATCGCCGAGGTGGCGACGGGCAATCCGTACCACGACATGTATTTTCCCGGAGGCGAGTTCCGCAAGAACTTGGTGGAAACCTGGTTGGGTGACCAGGGATCGCTGCACAAGCTCGACGAGGTCTTCGAGCATCCCAACGAGGATGCCTATTGGAACCAGCGCAACCTGCTGCTGCGCCTGGACCAGGTGGTGGTGCCGATCCTCCACATCGGCGGCTGGTACGACATTTTTTCCCAGGGCACGGTCGACCTTTTCAGTCGCCTGCAAACCGAGGGGGGGGCGGGCGCCCGTCGTAATCAGAAGCTGGTCATCGGCCCCTGGGTGCACCGCCGGTATCTGGTTCCCAAGCAGGGCGAACTGCTCTATCCCCTGCACAGCCTGTTCAGCGACGTGGAAGATGTGATGCTCTCCTGGTACGAGTTCTGGCTCAAGGGGAAGGACACGGGAATCATGGACACGCCTCCGGCGCGGGCGTACGTGATGGGACCGGGGCTGCCGGAGGGGTTCACCGCGCCGGGCAACTTCTGGCGCACCTCCGCCGGTTGGCCGCCGCCCTCCACGGAGACGGCTTTCTACCTCCACGCCGGCGGGCTGCTCAGCCGGGATCCTCCCACCGAGGCTGCGGCGGAGACGACTTTCACCGCCGACCCCAACGACCCGGTGCCCACCCTCGGCGGCAGCAACCTCTACGACGAGATCGGCAAGGGGCCGATGGATCAGCGGCCGGTGGATGATGAGCGCGCCGACGTGCTGGTCTGGCAGACTCCCCCCCTGAGCCGGCCGGTCGAGACCAGCGGGCCGGTGTCGGTGGTGCTCCATGCCGCCTCCGACCGACCGGACACGGACTGGGTGATCAAGCTGGAAGATGTCTACCCCGACGGCCGGGCGATGCTGGTCACCGACATGATTCTTCAGGGGCGCCACCGGCTGGGCTTCGACCGGGAAGACCTGCTCTCCCCGGGCCAGGTCTACGAGTTCACGATCGGGCTCTGGGATACGTCGATCACCTTCCCCGCCGGCCACGCCATCCGCATCGCCGTCGCCTCGACCAACTACCCCCGCTTCGAAGCCAACCCCCAGACCGGCGAGCCTTTCAACCGGCACACCACCACCGCGGTGGCCTTCAACCGCATCGTCCACGACCAGGGCCACCCCTCCCGCCTGTTGCTCTCGGTGGTCGATCCCGCCGAGGTCGAGGGTTGCCCCGCCACCGCCCATGTCACGGGCCTGACCGTCACCCGCACGGGGCCCGACGAGGTGCGCCTGAGCTGGGCCCCCGTCGCCGATGCCTGCCACCGTCGGTACCGCGTTTTCGCCGGCATCGAAGGCCCCCGGTGGCCCTGGATCGTCCGCCGCCCCGTGGCCGAAACCACCGGCACGACACTGACCACCTCCGATGCCGGCGTGTTCTGGCAAGTGGTCAGCGAAGGGACCGACGGGGGGAACGGGCCCCATGGGGTGGCGCCCTGA
- a CDS encoding flagellar hook protein FlgE, translating to MQSASSAAILAANDRLAASAGRVARGETDMAGEVTTQLAAARTVEANVAVLKIANELTGTVLDLLA from the coding sequence GTGCAAAGCGCCTCGAGCGCCGCCATCCTCGCCGCCAACGACCGTCTCGCCGCATCCGCCGGAAGGGTCGCCCGCGGCGAGACCGACATGGCGGGAGAAGTGACGACACAACTCGCGGCAGCGCGAACGGTCGAGGCCAACGTGGCGGTGCTCAAGATCGCCAACGAGCTGACCGGAACGGTCCTCGACCTGCTGGCCTGA
- a CDS encoding glycosyltransferase family 1 protein → MSAEPAGVLVDGRPLQGATGRRGVGRYVRDLLGGLAASGRIPRLGALIDPRREPPEGFPAGVTAVDPARPPGPTLGWGRLLGPGWIRAFAPELWHATFLAPPRVPRGLPWVATVHDLIPLRHPRRFSRRHRLVFGLSLRWSCRAPLIIAVSRWTADQLVTRLGVEAARIRVVPPPVDLGAIASAGSAGVEGVESPYLLHTGGFDPLKGVDDLLLPAFAQLDRPEIALVLTGGSAAQRRRMRDVVQALGLEGRVHLTGHLTAADLGRALAGAAAVVVSSREEGFGIPAVEALAAGTALVVGPAEATREIARGVGHLADGDDPAALARAMETALEEGGAESPAAESRRRRARLYSRDVVAERMIEVYGEAAGW, encoded by the coding sequence ATGAGCGCTGAGCCCGCCGGCGTCCTGGTCGACGGACGGCCCCTGCAGGGGGCGACCGGTCGCCGGGGCGTCGGGCGCTACGTGCGGGACCTGCTCGGCGGCCTGGCAGCCAGCGGCCGTATTCCCCGTCTCGGTGCTTTGATCGATCCTCGCCGCGAGCCCCCCGAGGGTTTTCCGGCGGGGGTCACCGCCGTCGACCCGGCTCGTCCGCCGGGGCCGACCCTGGGCTGGGGGCGGCTGCTGGGGCCCGGCTGGATCCGCGCCTTCGCCCCCGAACTGTGGCACGCGACCTTTCTCGCTCCCCCCCGGGTGCCCCGGGGCCTGCCCTGGGTGGCTACGGTCCATGATCTGATCCCCCTGCGCCATCCCCGGCGTTTCAGCCGCCGCCACCGGCTGGTCTTCGGACTCTCCTTGCGCTGGTCCTGCCGGGCTCCGTTGATCATCGCCGTCAGCCGCTGGACCGCGGATCAGCTCGTCACGCGCTTGGGCGTGGAGGCGGCACGGATCCGGGTGGTGCCCCCTCCCGTGGATCTAGGGGCCATCGCCTCGGCGGGGTCGGCCGGCGTGGAGGGGGTGGAAAGCCCGTACCTGCTGCACACCGGGGGCTTCGATCCTCTCAAGGGGGTCGACGACCTGCTGCTCCCGGCTTTCGCGCAACTGGACCGGCCGGAGATCGCCCTGGTGCTCACCGGAGGGAGCGCGGCCCAGCGGCGAAGGATGCGGGACGTGGTCCAGGCCCTGGGGCTCGAGGGGCGCGTGCACCTGACCGGTCACCTCACCGCGGCCGATCTGGGGCGGGCGCTGGCCGGTGCGGCGGCGGTGGTGGTCTCCTCCCGCGAGGAAGGTTTCGGGATTCCCGCCGTCGAGGCGCTGGCGGCCGGTACGGCCCTGGTCGTGGGTCCGGCGGAGGCCACCCGGGAGATTGCCCGCGGCGTCGGTCACCTGGCCGACGGGGACGACCCGGCAGCACTGGCCCGGGCCATGGAAACCGCCCTCGAGGAAGGGGGCGCCGAGAGCCCCGCCGCCGAGTCCCGCCGCCGCCGCGCCCGACTCTACTCCCGGGACGTCGTGGCCGAGCGCATGATCGAGGTCTACGGGGAGGCGGCGGGATGGTGA
- the lexA gene encoding transcriptional repressor LexA, with protein sequence MAYTPPGQTRRKIYEFMRERLLAGRPPSLREVQDAFGFRAVESARSQLEALVAEGLLVKEPGRSRGYRLPRGQEGGVTLVPLVGRVQAGRLTEAVRDPEGYLALHSPLPSGKLFALRVEGESMTGVGILPGDLVIVRRQGRAEPGEVVVAQVDDEATVKILRRRQRRGRVQWLLEPAHPDFAPIVPRQGEWRLLGKVVEVHRYLERVPLVDKAP encoded by the coding sequence ATGGCCTACACCCCCCCGGGGCAGACGCGGCGGAAAATCTACGAGTTCATGCGGGAGCGACTGCTGGCCGGGCGGCCGCCGAGCTTGCGGGAGGTGCAGGACGCCTTCGGCTTCAGGGCCGTGGAGTCGGCGCGTTCCCAGCTCGAGGCCCTGGTGGCCGAAGGGCTGCTGGTCAAGGAGCCGGGCCGCTCCCGGGGCTACCGCCTGCCCAGGGGACAGGAGGGCGGGGTGACCCTGGTGCCCCTGGTGGGCCGGGTCCAGGCCGGTCGGTTGACCGAGGCCGTGCGCGATCCCGAAGGCTACCTGGCGCTGCACTCCCCCCTGCCTTCCGGCAAGCTCTTCGCGCTGCGCGTGGAGGGCGAGAGCATGACCGGTGTGGGCATCCTGCCCGGCGACCTGGTCATCGTACGACGCCAGGGGCGGGCCGAGCCGGGGGAGGTGGTGGTGGCCCAGGTGGACGACGAGGCCACGGTGAAGATTCTCCGTCGACGGCAGCGCCGGGGGCGGGTGCAGTGGCTGCTCGAGCCCGCGCATCCCGACTTCGCGCCGATCGTGCCCCGCCAGGGAGAGTGGCGGCTGCTGGGCAAGGTGGTCGAGGTGCATCGCTATCTCGAGCGAGTGCCCCTGGTCGACAAGGCACCATGA
- a CDS encoding sigma-E factor regulatory protein RseB domain-containing protein — protein sequence MNRSLCGVRGPVLLALAVWASLAPGLGEEVLPGQSTAPRPGLTLARAVSLEQAPSLAPLASGGQPVWTLVRLSWQRLEATAGQVDTSALTSVLGAIPPEAGPVVLEIDADPPAWTRGEVTARRRAWQAMLRAVARAAGGRVDWYLVGGVLTGRDEPSAAAFEIKLASVTLRAEDSGAGVGFRVEGEAGIRQIAQAYAETGDLAPYVDALCLAAPFARVEALAVRLRQATLEADPGISLWAELPAPAGGETEVQEQVLARAIGLFAVSTDLVTFARATGPAAAAQDRVLAALAGHLPEGLSLSPTEGAGIEVDPRGPPLRWVRFFDEKNFQEVVAYWSPGPVEGGTTGRFLFKKVLRRGYRVVDPVTGRLRYARSEAVDDAWVRVEAPLDARPRLLLVTRQKFSPGIMAQLEETEATGTHEITAEEIIAAHQRWRTFQDDRLMSVSRRSEINLRFRYALVTGTIDVTMDTDYFWDRQTGQEWSIREKYVNGVRLKWDKLPELPLINQEQVVQTPLDLNLDKRYSYRRDGEERVEGRDCWRLRFEPLDSSLSLYKGRAWIDKKTGALVKVKTVQTGLEPPLISDEETQVYHPYVGPDGTEYWLPDGIDGQLIYSIQGGNLVVLRKISFQEPKINEPGFYAARDAAYGSKRQMLRQTGEGFKWLTRQPDGTRKVNEEGDTRQLFALAGALKDEGTDGVVPLAGVNYVDLDFLQRKMILNVFFAGALANVSLSKPGVGGSKLDIGVIFNGVAFKATDKLYDLGVEDESQRVRSLTQSLVFNAGYPLGDFFKLRATAGFNLVDYDTADETASDFTLPQDHLHTRLGLELAYDRAGWGILARREWISRSRWKPWGPAGDLVDAEAVAAAKDYTRTSLGFQKSWFLPLFQKIEIGGTWRTGEDLDRFSAFDFGFFGTSRVRGFGGSGIRYDRGAQAQIQYSFNLGDVIRFDAVVDHARVRDRTLSAEMTDHTGVGIAANFVGPWRTLWRLDYGYSLKSDLEAAEGQSEFMLVVLRLW from the coding sequence GTGAACAGGTCGTTGTGTGGGGTTCGTGGACCGGTCCTGCTGGCGCTGGCCGTATGGGCGAGTCTCGCCCCGGGCCTCGGCGAGGAAGTGTTGCCGGGGCAGAGTACGGCGCCGCGGCCGGGGCTGACCCTGGCCCGGGCGGTGAGCCTGGAACAGGCGCCTTCCCTCGCGCCCCTGGCTTCAGGCGGCCAGCCGGTGTGGACCTTGGTGCGGCTGAGTTGGCAGCGACTCGAAGCGACGGCGGGCCAGGTGGACACCTCGGCGCTGACCTCGGTTCTGGGGGCGATTCCGCCGGAAGCCGGGCCGGTGGTGCTGGAGATCGATGCGGACCCTCCCGCCTGGACGCGCGGTGAGGTCACCGCGCGGCGCCGGGCCTGGCAGGCCATGCTGCGGGCGGTGGCGCGCGCCGCCGGCGGTCGGGTGGACTGGTACCTGGTGGGGGGGGTCCTGACGGGCCGGGACGAGCCTTCGGCGGCGGCCTTCGAAATCAAGCTCGCCTCGGTGACTCTGCGGGCCGAGGACTCCGGGGCCGGTGTCGGCTTCCGGGTCGAGGGTGAGGCGGGCATCCGGCAGATCGCCCAGGCCTATGCGGAGACCGGCGACCTGGCTCCCTACGTGGACGCTCTTTGCCTGGCGGCCCCTTTCGCCCGGGTCGAAGCCCTGGCCGTTCGGCTGCGGCAAGCGACCCTCGAGGCCGATCCGGGGATTTCCCTGTGGGCGGAGTTGCCCGCGCCCGCCGGTGGGGAGACGGAGGTGCAGGAGCAGGTGCTGGCCCGGGCCATTGGCCTGTTCGCGGTGAGCACCGACCTGGTGACCTTCGCCCGGGCCACCGGCCCCGCCGCCGCCGCCCAGGACCGCGTGCTGGCGGCGCTGGCCGGCCATCTGCCGGAGGGACTCTCCCTGTCTCCCACCGAGGGGGCGGGAATCGAGGTGGATCCCCGGGGACCGCCTCTGCGCTGGGTGCGCTTTTTCGACGAGAAGAACTTCCAGGAGGTGGTCGCCTACTGGTCCCCGGGCCCCGTGGAAGGGGGGACGACGGGGCGGTTCCTGTTCAAGAAGGTCTTGCGTCGAGGCTACCGGGTGGTCGACCCGGTCACCGGCCGCCTGCGCTACGCCCGCAGCGAAGCGGTGGACGACGCCTGGGTCCGGGTCGAGGCGCCGCTGGACGCGCGACCGCGCTTGTTGCTGGTCACCCGGCAGAAATTCTCGCCGGGCATCATGGCCCAGCTCGAAGAGACCGAGGCCACCGGTACCCACGAGATCACGGCCGAGGAGATCATCGCCGCTCACCAGCGCTGGCGAACCTTCCAGGACGACCGCCTGATGAGTGTTTCCCGGCGGAGCGAGATCAACCTGCGTTTCCGCTACGCCCTGGTCACGGGCACCATCGACGTGACCATGGACACCGACTACTTCTGGGACCGTCAGACGGGGCAGGAGTGGTCGATTCGCGAGAAGTACGTCAACGGCGTGCGGCTGAAGTGGGACAAGCTGCCCGAACTCCCCCTGATCAACCAGGAGCAGGTGGTGCAGACTCCTCTCGACCTGAACCTGGACAAGCGCTACAGCTACCGCCGGGACGGTGAGGAGCGGGTCGAAGGCCGCGACTGCTGGCGGCTGCGCTTCGAGCCCCTCGACAGCAGCCTCTCGCTCTACAAGGGCCGGGCCTGGATCGACAAGAAAACGGGGGCGCTGGTCAAGGTCAAGACCGTGCAGACCGGCCTCGAGCCGCCGCTGATCAGTGACGAGGAAACCCAGGTCTACCATCCCTACGTGGGGCCCGACGGCACCGAGTACTGGTTGCCCGACGGTATCGACGGGCAGCTGATCTACAGCATCCAGGGCGGGAACCTGGTGGTCTTGCGCAAGATCTCCTTCCAGGAACCGAAGATCAACGAGCCCGGCTTCTACGCCGCGCGGGACGCGGCCTACGGCTCCAAGCGGCAGATGCTGCGCCAGACCGGGGAAGGCTTCAAGTGGCTCACCCGGCAGCCCGACGGCACCCGCAAGGTCAACGAGGAAGGCGACACACGCCAGCTCTTCGCCCTGGCCGGAGCCCTGAAGGACGAGGGCACCGACGGGGTCGTGCCCCTCGCCGGCGTGAACTACGTCGATCTCGATTTTCTTCAGCGCAAGATGATTCTCAACGTCTTCTTCGCCGGCGCCCTGGCCAATGTCTCCCTCTCCAAGCCCGGCGTGGGAGGCAGCAAGCTGGACATCGGCGTGATCTTCAACGGCGTGGCCTTCAAGGCCACCGACAAGCTCTACGACCTCGGTGTCGAGGATGAGAGCCAGAGGGTGCGCAGCCTGACCCAGAGCCTGGTCTTCAACGCCGGCTATCCACTGGGCGACTTCTTCAAGCTGCGGGCCACGGCGGGCTTCAACCTGGTCGACTACGACACCGCCGACGAGACGGCTTCCGACTTCACCCTGCCCCAGGATCATCTGCACACGCGCCTGGGTCTCGAATTGGCCTACGATCGTGCCGGCTGGGGAATTCTCGCCCGGCGGGAGTGGATTTCCCGCTCCAGGTGGAAGCCCTGGGGCCCGGCGGGCGACCTGGTCGACGCCGAGGCGGTGGCGGCGGCCAAGGACTACACCCGGACGTCCCTCGGGTTTCAGAAGAGCTGGTTCCTGCCCCTGTTTCAGAAGATCGAGATCGGCGGTACCTGGCGGACGGGGGAAGATCTCGACCGTTTCTCCGCCTTCGACTTCGGTTTCTTCGGCACCAGTCGCGTACGGGGCTTCGGCGGTTCGGGAATCCGCTATGACCGGGGCGCCCAGGCCCAGATCCAGTACTCTTTCAACCTGGGGGACGTGATTCGCTTCGATGCGGTGGTGGATCACGCCCGGGTGCGCGATCGGACTCTCAGCGCGGAGATGACCGATCATACCGGCGTGGGCATCGCCGCCAATTTCGTCGGTCCCTGGCGTACCCTCTGGCGGCTGGATTACGGCTACTCGCTGAAGAGCGACCTGGAGGCCGCCGAAGGACAGAGCGAATTCATGCTGGTCGTGCTGAGGCTCTGGTAG
- a CDS encoding SAM-dependent chlorinase/fluorinase → MGSPVDHQPPPLITLTTDFGRRDSYVAEIKGVLLEQAPGCQLVDVTHDLERHDILAGGFVLACAAWRFPPRAVHLAVVDPGVGTDRRALVARCDGRLFVAPDNGLLTAVFDRSRQVELWSIEAARLGLPPAHPTFHGRDLFAPVAARLALGLDPAEVGPAVPDPRRVTPPPVRSRDGGLETTVLHVDHFGNVILALRPEHLGGTLPTVLETGPDRWVLEPALTYGGADPGRVLALWGSAGYLEIALARDSAARRLGLTAGDRVRLLHGKTSGERHA, encoded by the coding sequence ATGGGTAGCCCAGTCGACCATCAGCCGCCGCCCCTGATCACCCTGACCACGGACTTCGGCCGGCGGGATTCCTACGTGGCCGAGATCAAGGGCGTGCTGCTCGAGCAGGCTCCGGGCTGCCAACTCGTGGACGTCACCCACGACCTCGAGCGTCACGACATACTCGCCGGCGGCTTCGTCCTGGCCTGCGCCGCCTGGCGCTTCCCCCCGCGCGCCGTGCATCTGGCCGTGGTGGACCCGGGCGTGGGCACCGACCGTCGGGCCCTGGTGGCCCGCTGCGACGGCCGCCTCTTCGTCGCCCCCGACAACGGTCTGCTCACCGCCGTCTTCGACCGCAGCCGGCAGGTAGAGCTGTGGTCCATCGAGGCGGCAAGGCTCGGCCTGCCGCCGGCGCACCCCACTTTCCACGGCCGGGATCTCTTCGCTCCAGTAGCCGCCCGGCTGGCCCTCGGCCTCGATCCCGCGGAGGTGGGCCCGGCCGTACCCGACCCCCGCCGCGTGACACCTCCACCGGTGCGCAGCCGGGACGGCGGCCTCGAGACCACGGTCCTCCACGTGGATCACTTCGGCAACGTGATTCTCGCGCTGCGCCCCGAACACCTCGGTGGCACTCTCCCCACCGTCCTGGAAACCGGCCCCGACCGCTGGGTCCTGGAACCGGCCCTGACCTACGGCGGCGCCGACCCCGGGCGGGTGCTGGCCCTCTGGGGTTCAGCGGGCTACCTCGAGATCGCCCTGGCCCGAGACTCCGCCGCGCGGCGCCTGGGCCTGACGGCCGGAGACCGCGTCCGCCTCCTGCATGGGAAAACCAGCGGGGAGCGCCACGCCTGA